Sequence from the Clostridium saccharobutylicum DSM 13864 genome:
TTTTATTATTAAATTTATTAGGATATAAATAATAAAAATCACTCATTTCTTTTTTCTTTAATATTTCAGTATGAAGCTTTGCTACTCCATTTACGCTATGACTTCCAACAACTGCCAAATGAGCCATTTTTATTTTTCCATCTGAAATTATAGACATCCTAGATATTTTATCCCAGTTACCTGGATACTTGTTCCAAAGCTCCTTACAATATCTTTCATTTATTTCTTGAACTATCATATATATTCTTGGAAGTAACTTCTGAAACATATCAACTGACCATTTTTCTAGTGCCTCTGCTAAAATTGTATGATTTGTATAAGATATCGTATTAGTAGTTATTCTCCATGCTGTATTCCATTCCAAGTTTTCTTCATCTACTAGAATTCTCATTAATTCTGGTATAGCTAAAGTAGGATGAGTATCATTAATATGAATTGCCACCTTTTCATCTAATAATTCAATATTTCCTCCATGTTTTTTAAAGTGTCTTATAATACTTTGAACACCAGCAGAAACAAAGAAATATTGTTGTTTTAATCTAAGCATTTTTCCTTCATAAAATGAATCCTCTGGATACAATACTTGAGAAATTGACTCAACAGAATTTTTATATTTTATAGCTTGAAGAAAATCACCTCTATTAAATGATGAAAAATCAAACTCATTTGAAACAGCTTCTGCACTCCATAGCCTAAGTGTATTCGCGATCTCATTTTCATATCCCACAATTGGAGTATCATACGGAACAGCTAACACTGGTTCAAAATTCACATGAGTAAACTTTAAGTTTCCATCAACTTCACTTACATTTATTTCTCCACCAAATCTAACAATTTCAGCTTTTTCAGCTTTCCTCTTCTCCCATACATTACCTTCCTTTAACCAAGCATCAGATACCTCAACTTGTTTACCATCAATAATTTTTTGTTCAAAGAATCCGTATTTATATCTTATTCCACATCCGTTTCCTGGGATATCAAGTGAAGCCATTGAATCTAAGAAACAAGCTGCAAGTCTTCCAAGACCTCCATTACCTAACCCTTGATCCTGTTCCAAGTTTTCTAAATCTTCCAATTTTATATTCAAATCTAATAGTGCTTCTCTACAAATATCCCTTATTCCTAAATTTAATAATGCATCTCCTAATAATCTTCCTAATAAAAATTCCATAGAAAAATAATAAACTTGTTTCTCTCCAGTTTTATTATATTTCTTATTAGTCTTCAACCATATTCTAGTAACATAATCTCTTACTAAACTTCCTAATGCTTCATACTTTTGTTGATTGTTGCCCTCTTTTAACTCAACTCCATGCATTTCCAAAAACTTATTAACATAAGCCTTTTTAAATGACTTTTTATCCATTTCAAGCATTAATGTCCCTCCCCATTTTTGCTACTAATATTGATGTGTCAATTCCCTATACATATCTAAATATATTTGAGCTGACCTATTCCAACTATTATCAGAATTCATCGCATGTTCAATAAGGTTGTTCCATCGTTTTTTATCTTGATATATCCACAATGCATATTGCAATATATTGTATAACTCATCGGCATTGTAATTTGTAAAACTAAATCCATTGCCTTCCCAAGTATACTCATTATATGCTGTGACTGTATCTTTTAATCCACCAGTTTCTCTTACAATAGGAATAGATCCATATCTCAACGCTATCAATTGTCCAAGTCCACATGGTTCAAAAAGTGAAGGCATTAAAAACATATCAGATGCTGCATAAATCTTATTTGCTAAAGCATTATCAAATCTAATATTCGCAGATACTTTATTTCCATATTTATAGTCTAGCCATTTAAAATGATCCTCATAATGACTATCTCCAGTACCTAATATAACTAACTGAACATTTTGTTGTAATAATCTATCTGAAATATCTACTAACAAATCAAGTCCTTTTTGATGTGTTAATCTTGTTACCATAGCTATCATTGGAATATTTTCATCAACAGCTAAACCCAATTCTTGTTGCAAACTAGTTTTATTCACAACTTTATTTTTAATTGAGTTTACATCATAATTTTTATATATAAACCTATCTGTTTTAGGATTAAATTCATCATAATCTATTCCATTAACAATTCCTCTTAATGCATATGATCTATCCCTTAGAACACCGTCTAACCTTTGACCATACTCTGATGTTTGTATCTCTGCTGCATAAGAATTACTTACAGTAGTTATTATATCTGAATAATATAATCCCCCTTTCATAAAGCTTACACCTTCATCAAATTTCAAACATGTATTATCATAAAGTTCCATATCAAAATCAAATAATTCAGGTAATATTGTTGGATCAAAAATTCCTTGAAATGCTATATTATGAATTGAATATACACATTTCATATTCCAATAGAACATATCATTTCTCTTATATTGAAATTTTAGTAATACTGGAAGCATTCCTGTCTGCCAATCATTACAATGAATCAAATCTGGCTGCCAATCTACTTGTTTTAGCATATCAAGCACTGCTCTATCAAAAAATGCAAACCTTTCTCCATCATCATAAAATCCATATATTTCATCTCTATTAAAGTATCTCTCATTATCCAAAACATAATAAGTTACTCCATTATAGAAACATTCCCATACTCCACAGAATTGATCTCTCCATCCAACTTTAACATTAAACCATTTATTAAATCTTAGTTTATCTTTTACTTCCCAATTTAGTTCCTTATACTTTGGTATCACTACTCTTATATCTACACCTTTTTGTGCAAGTGCTTTTGGTAATGCTCCTGCAACATCTCCAAGTCCACCACTTTTAATAAATGGACTTGCCTCTGATGCTACAAATAAAACTCTCATTTTCTTATCCCCCTTAACCTAGTTAACTAATATATCCATAATTCTATGAATTACCAAGCAATTCACAATACTTATAGATTTATTCATCAATTTTTAGTTCATCAAATTCTTTTTCATTTTCAATCTCTTTTATTTTTAATATTAAAGTAGCCATTGGTGGTACTTTTATCTTTAAAGAATATGGTTGATTTTGGAATCCCTCTTTTTCAGCCACTAACTCAGTTCCCATTACTTGACCTGAGCCACCATATTTACTATCATCAGTATTAAACAATTCTTCATAAGTTCCTAAGAATGGAACTCCGATTTGATAATCATAATAAACTGTAGAAGTAAAGTTTATTATAAAAATTAATGTATCATCATCATTTCTACTTCTTCTAGCAAATATAAGTACACTTTGTTCACTGTTATCAGCCTCAATCCAATTAAATCCTTTATAATCATGATCAAGTTCCCAAAATGCTTTATTATTAAGATACAAATGATTTAAATCTTTGAAAAATAATTGTGTTTGCTTATGAATTTCTAATTCATTAATTAAATTCCATTGCAATGATTCGTATTCTCTCCACTCTATTCTTTGTGCAAATTCATTCCCCATAAATAGTAACTTTTTGCCTGGATGTCCCATCATATATCCTATGAATGTACGAAGCCCTGCAAACTTGTTCCATTCATCTCCCCACATTTTTTCCACTAATGATTTTTTTCCATGAACTACTTCATCATGTGAAAGAGGCAACACATAATTTTCAGCATAATTATACATCATTGCAAATGTTATATTTCTATGATTATCTTTTCTATATTTAGGATCTATTTCAATATATTCTAACGTATCATTCATCCATCCCATATTCCATTTTAGATTAAAACCTAATCCATCATGAACAGGTGGCTTAGTTACATTAGGCCATGATGTTGACTCTTCAGCGATCATAAGTGCTGTAGGATACTCTGCAAAA
This genomic interval carries:
- a CDS encoding glycogen/starch/alpha-glucan phosphorylase codes for the protein MLEMDKKSFKKAYVNKFLEMHGVELKEGNNQQKYEALGSLVRDYVTRIWLKTNKKYNKTGEKQVYYFSMEFLLGRLLGDALLNLGIRDICREALLDLNIKLEDLENLEQDQGLGNGGLGRLAACFLDSMASLDIPGNGCGIRYKYGFFEQKIIDGKQVEVSDAWLKEGNVWEKRKAEKAEIVRFGGEINVSEVDGNLKFTHVNFEPVLAVPYDTPIVGYENEIANTLRLWSAEAVSNEFDFSSFNRGDFLQAIKYKNSVESISQVLYPEDSFYEGKMLRLKQQYFFVSAGVQSIIRHFKKHGGNIELLDEKVAIHINDTHPTLAIPELMRILVDEENLEWNTAWRITTNTISYTNHTILAEALEKWSVDMFQKLLPRIYMIVQEINERYCKELWNKYPGNWDKISRMSIISDGKIKMAHLAVVGSHSVNGVAKLHTEILKKKEMSDFYYLYPNKFNNKTNGITHRRWLLKSNPELTKLLKDTIGDSFIRHPIDLKSFENHLYNEVVLEQLGKIKKFNKERLASTILKNDNIRVDPNSIFDVQVKRIHAYKRQILNCLRIMDLYNKLIDNPNYDIVPRTFIFGGKAAPGYYLAKNTIELINCVARKINNDSRVNDKIKVVFMQNYRVSLAEQIIPGTDVSEQISTTTKEASGTSNMKFMMNGAITVATLDGANIEIKDEVTDDNIVIFGLTADEVLSYYQNGGYKSVDIYNSDQRVKRIIDDLVNGKYHNDKNKFKSIYENLITYNDEFFVLKDFDSYLKAQDKVDTLYRDGNKWQKMCGVNIAHSGIFSSDRTIQEYATGIWGSQVIYKNL
- the glgA gene encoding glycogen synthase GlgA, which gives rise to MRVLFVASEASPFIKSGGLGDVAGALPKALAQKGVDIRVVIPKYKELNWEVKDKLRFNKWFNVKVGWRDQFCGVWECFYNGVTYYVLDNERYFNRDEIYGFYDDGERFAFFDRAVLDMLKQVDWQPDLIHCNDWQTGMLPVLLKFQYKRNDMFYWNMKCVYSIHNIAFQGIFDPTILPELFDFDMELYDNTCLKFDEGVSFMKGGLYYSDIITTVSNSYAAEIQTSEYGQRLDGVLRDRSYALRGIVNGIDYDEFNPKTDRFIYKNYDVNSIKNKVVNKTSLQQELGLAVDENIPMIAMVTRLTHQKGLDLLVDISDRLLQQNVQLVILGTGDSHYEDHFKWLDYKYGNKVSANIRFDNALANKIYAASDMFLMPSLFEPCGLGQLIALRYGSIPIVRETGGLKDTVTAYNEYTWEGNGFSFTNYNADELYNILQYALWIYQDKKRWNNLIEHAMNSDNSWNRSAQIYLDMYRELTHQY